Proteins encoded within one genomic window of Tachysurus vachellii isolate PV-2020 chromosome 16, HZAU_Pvac_v1, whole genome shotgun sequence:
- the tmtc2a gene encoding protein O-mannosyl-transferase TMTC2: MLRELVCGAVALLLYVNTLDADFCYDDSRAIKTNPDLLPETPWTNILYSDFWGTLLTHSGSHKSFRPLCTLSFRLNYALGGLEPRGYHLFNVGLHCCVTALFTALCGLLLAGDSWSLLAGLLFASHPVHTEAVAGLVGRADMGAALCFLLSLLCYRCHCRLRPHAGNSWCVRWRVQAWLAGSLIAATAAMLWKEQGVTVLAVSAVYDIFVVHRMQLRHVLTVFLKRKNAALLVSLAWLAGWGTVLLAARLYWMGCKAPRFSNSDNPAADSPHLLTRTLTFLYLPPVNAWLLLCPHTLSFDWSMDAIPLLSNISDWRNLCSLAFYTGLVLLAWFGLRSKNSVMFQITNGKSHIMNGKALVNGHSLHFPDSIDKHDNNLYQNGLTSSDVFDQTQNGYAKPFHTTSQTSLPIKENILIFSLGLLALPFLPATNLFFYVGFVVAERVLYIPSMGFCLLVTLGIRAMFVKMRQRSSRVLLSGCAAGLVLLYSLRTVSRNQDWQNEEMLYRSGITVNPAKAWGNLGNVLKNQGKMAEAEKAYRNALYYRGNMADMLYNLGLLLQESDRLSEALHYYKLAIQIRPTLASAYLNTGIILESERNVEEAKRTFQKCAGIPDENLKDPYAHKSAVTSCLYNLGKLLHEQGQQEEALTTYKEAVKKMPRQFAPQSLYNMMGEAYMKLNKFEDAEHWYRESLGAKPDHVPAHLTYGKLLSITGRKTEAEHYFLKAIQLEPTKGTCYMHYGQFLGEQSRLEEAAVMAEKAAELDSTEFDAVFSAAHILRQASLNEAAERYYGKAAAIRPDYAAALMNLGAILHLNGKFVEAETNYLRALQLRPDDLITQSNLRKLWNVMHRRGLKIVGS, from the exons ATGTTAAGGGAGTTGGTGTGCGGCGCTGTGGCTCTGCTCCTGTACGTCAACACGCTTGACGCGGATTTCTGCTACGATGACAG TCGTGCTATCAAAACAAATCCAGACCTCCTGCCTGAGACACCTTGGaccaacatactgtacagcgaCTTTTGGGgcactctgctcactcacagtggCAGCCACAAGTCCTTCCGTCCGCTTTGCACACTGTCTTTCCGCCTCAACTATGCTTTAGGTGGCCTGGAGCCACGAGGCTACCACTTATTCAATGTCGGACTGCACTGCTGTGTCACAGCACTGTTCACTGCCCTTTGTGGCCTCCTGCTAGCCGGAGACTCCTGGAGTCTGCTGGCTGGACTCCTCTTTGCCTCGCACCCAGTGCATACAGAGGCTGTGGCGGGACTGGTAGGACGCGCAGATATGGGAGCTGCCCTGTGCTTTCTACTCTCGCTTCTCTGCTACAGATGTCACTGCAGGCTTCGGCCACATGCTGGAAATTCGTGGTGCGTGAGGTGGAGAGTGCAGGCATGGCTGGCTGGTAGCCTGATTGCTGCAACAGCAGCTATGTTGTGGAAGGAGCAAGGGGTGACCGTCCTGGCCGTATCAGCGGTCTATGACATTTTTGTGGTCCACCGCATGCAACTTCGTCATGTGCTAACAGTCTTCCTTAAG AGGAAAAATGCAGCTCTACTAGTAAGCCTGGCTTGGCTGGCTGGTTGGGGAACAGTCCTGTTGGCAGCTCGACTGTACTGGATGGGTTGCAAGGCCCCACGCTTCTCCAACTCCGACAACCCAGCAGCTGATTCACCTCATCTCCTCACCAGAACTCTTACCTTCCTCTACCTGCCACCTGTCAATGCCTGGCTCCTCCTCTGTCCACACACCCTTAGCTTTGATTGGTCTATGGATGCTATACCTCTACTCTCAAACATTTCTGATTGGAGGAACTTGTGCTCACTGGCATTTTACACAGGTCTTGTGCTGCTTGCTTGGTTTGGTTTAAGAAGCAAGAATTCTGTCATGTTCCAAATAACAAATGGAAAATCCCATATCATGAATGGAAAAGCTTTGGTTAATGGGCACAGCCTGCATTTTCCTGACAGCATTGATAAACACGACAACAACCTCTACCAAAATGGCTTAACCTCATCGGACGTTTTTGACCAGACCCAGAATGGATATGCCAAACCCTTTCATACGACTTCTCAAACTTCACTGCCAATCAAAGAGAACATATTAATCTTTTCTCTTGGTCTGCTGGCTTTGCCTTTTCTCCCTGCCACCAATTTGTTCTTCTATGTGGGCTTTGTGGTGGCTGAAAGGGTTCTCTACATCCCCAGCATGGGCTTCTGTCTGCTGGTGACTCTTGGAATAAGGGCCATGTTTGTAAAAATGAGGCAGAGAAGCTCTAGGGTACTGCTTTCAGGCTGTGCTGCTGGACTTGTTCTGCTCTACAGCCTCAGGACAGTGTCCAGGAACCAGGACTGGCAGAACGAAGAAATGCTCTATAGGTCTGGCATCACTGTTAACCCTGCCAAAG CTTGGGGTAACCTTGGCAATGTCTTGAAAAACCAGGGTAAGATGGCAGAGGCAGAGAAAGCATACAGAAATGCCTTGTACTACCGTGGCAATATGGCTGACATGCTGTACAACCT GGGTCTGTTGCTGCAAGAGAGTGATCGTTTGTCTGAAGCGCTGCATTACTATAAACTGGCCATCCAAATCAGACCGACTCTGGCAT CTGCATATTTGAACACTGGTATTATACTGGAGTCTGAGAGAAATGTGGAGGAGGCTAAGCGCACATTTCAGAAGTGTGCCGGCATCCCAGATGAGAACCTGAAGGACCCCTATGCTCACAAAAGTGCAGTCACTAGCTGCCTGTACAATCTTGGAAAGCTGCTACATGAACAGGGTCAGCAAGAG GAAGCCCTGACCACTTATAAAGAGGCTGTGAAGAAGATGCCTCGTCAGTTTGCACCACAGAGCCTTTACAACATGATGG GTGAAGCCTATATGAAACTGAATAAGTTTGAGGACGCAGAGCACTGGTACAGAGAGTCACTTGGGGCCAAACCAGATCACGTCCCTGCCCACCTGACATACGGCAAGTTGCTATCTATTACG GGTCGTAAAACAGAGGCAGAACATTACTTCCTGAAGGCAATACAGCTTGAGCCCACTAAGGGGACATGTTATATGCACTATG gtCAGTTTTTAGGGGAACAGTCTCGGTTAGAAGAAGCTGCTGTCATGGCTGAGAAAGCTGCTGAACTGGACAGCACAGAATTCGATGCAGTTTTCAGCGCTGCTCACATACtcag ACAGGCAAGTTTAAACGAGGCCGCAGAAAGGTATTATGGGAAGGCAGCAGCCATTAGACCAGAC tATGCTGCTGCTCTGATGAACCTTGGGGCTATCCTCCATCTGAATGGAAAGTTTGTTGAGGCCGAGACCAACTACTTGCGTGCGCTGCAGCTCAGACCTGACGACCTGATCACGCAGTCCAACTTGCGCAAACTCTGGAATGTCATGCACAGACGAGGCCTGAAGATCGTGGGGTCATGA